In Carya illinoinensis cultivar Pawnee chromosome 6, C.illinoinensisPawnee_v1, whole genome shotgun sequence, a single genomic region encodes these proteins:
- the LOC122312645 gene encoding uncharacterized protein LOC122312645 — MWGFTKDGRFSVRSAYHLGKALGKSMVWECSNKEVQKQIWEGVWRLNVPNPTKQFVWKALKSILPTRQNLVQRKIIEDATCQICQRGEETICHVLWSCPATSDVWAENGSGLQKWPSEEKDFYVLWFEMQTKLQQSKLEEVSMILRGLWTRRNMMIFESKFDSPRKVLNAAMTSLQSFQEARAALNNLKGSHFSGNSDLAEAAALWRAMELVLELDVRWVVFEGDADKVIKGVTEVGGNYAWMEQQYANIRGRLSLRLDWSVSFIHREGNCVAHALAKRALSMEGEWCWIEDGPSEITSIIAREMSCSNEGSQMSDCL, encoded by the exons ATGTGGGGCTTTACCAAGGATGGTAGGTTTTCTGTGAGAAGTGCCTATCATTTAGGCAAGGCCTTGGGAAAATCTATGGTCtgggaatgctctaataaaGAAGTTCAGAAGCAAATTTGGGAAGGGGTTTGGAGACTAAATGTACCTAATCCTACAAAGCAGTTTGTGTGGAAGGCTTTGAAGAGCATATTACCAACAAGGCAGAATCTAGTGcagagaaaaataattgaagatgcTACATGCCAGATCTGTCAAAGGggtgaagaaacaatatgccatGTCCTATGGTCATGTCCAGCTACAAGTGATGTATGGGCAGAGAATGGGAGTGGTCTTCAGAAATGGCCTAGTGAAGAAAAAGACTTTTATGTGCTATGGTTTGAAATGCAAACCAAATTGCAGCAGAGTAAATTAGAGGAAGTTTCTATGATACTGAGAGGACTATGGACTAGGAGAAACATGATGATTTTTGAAAGTAAGTTTGACAGTCCACGAAAAGTGCTTAATGCAGCAATGACTAGTCTTCAAAGCTTTCAAGAAGCTCGTGCTGCACTAAACAATCTGAAGGGGTCTCAT TTTAGTGGCAACTCTGATCTAGCTGAAGCAGCTGCTCTTTGGAGAGCTATGGAGCTTGTTTTGGAGCTTGATGTCAGGTGGGTGGTGTTTGAGGGAGATGCTGACAAAGTGATTAAAGGGGTAACAGAGGTAGGGGGCAATTATGCATGGATGGAGCAGCAGTATGCCAATATACGTGGTAGGCTGTCACTGAGGCTAGACTGGTCGGTGAGTTTCATTCATAGAGAAGGCAACTGTGTTGCCCACGCATTAGCCAAGAGAGCATTGAGTATGGAAGGGGAGTGGTGCTGGATTGAGGATGGACCTTCAGAAATTACTAGTATAATTGCTAGAGAAATGTCTTGTAGCAATGAAGGGAGTCAAATGAGTGATTGTCTTTAG